From the genome of Pseudomonas helvetica:
CCTGGAAGTAGTCGCCCATGACCCCGAGCTTCTGGTACATGTTGCCGCCGATGTTTACCCCTTGGTGGCAGGCAATGCACCCGTAGTCCTTGAAGCGTTGGTAACCGTACTTTTCATCGAGGCTGAGAATGTCGGTGTTGCCCTTCAGGTACTGGTCGAAACGCGAATTGGTGCTGAGTAATGTGCGCTCGTAGGTGGCCAGGGCGTTTTGCACATTGGCGGCCGTGACCCCATCGGGATAAGCGTTACCGAACGCCGAGTGGTAGGCCGGGTCAGTGGATAGCGTTTGCACCACATGTTCCCAGTTGTTGCCCATTTCAGTGGGGCTTTGCACCACTGCGTGAGCCTGCTCTTCCAGGGTCGCGGCGCGACCGTTCCAGAACTGCCTGAAGTTCAGGCTGGCATTCAGCACGCTGGGGGTGTTGACGACCAGCGGCTTGCCGTCGAAACCGATGGAAAATTGCTTGTTATCGGCACCGCCCTTTTCCAGGTGATGGCAGCTGGCACAGGACAGGCTGTTGTTGACCGACAAGCGCGTTTCGTTGAACAGCTGACGACCCAGCTCGACACGCTGAGGGTCTTGCACAGGCACCGGTGGCAGCGGTTTGAGGGGTTCGTCCAAAGGCTCGGCACTCGCCGTCAGGCAGAGTCCGAGCATCAACGTGGTGAGCAGCGTGAATCCATAGGGCGACATCTGATGATTCCTTTGCCGGGTGCCTGCCTGTCGGGGCGTCAGTCTACGTGCGCGGTGGTGTCTGTTCGCTGTCGGTGAGCAACTGTACGAATTCCTGGGGGAGCACGGCTTTGCTGAAGAAGTAACCCTGGCCTTCCTCACACTGAAGGGCCTTGAGAAAGTCCAGCTGTTCCAGGGTTTCCACGCCTTCGGCGATGATGTTGAGGTTAAGGCTCTTGCCCAGGCTGATGATGGCGCTGACCAGCGCAGCGTCGTTGTTTTCGGTGCTCAGCCCGCGTATGAATGACTGGTCGATTTTCAGTACATCGACCGGGAACCGTTGCAGGTAGCTCAGGCTGGAATAACCGGTGCCGAAATCATCGATTGCCAGGCGCACGCCCAATGCCTTGATGGCGTGCAGGGTCTGCACGGTAGCCTCGACGTTCTGCATCAGCACGCTTTCGGTGATTTCGAGCTCCAGTAGCGTTGGGTCGAGGCCGGTCAGTTCGAGGATCCGCACGATACCGTCGACAAAGTCGTGCTGACGGAAGTCGATGGCGGAAACGTTGACGGACATGCTGATCGCCGGCAATCCGGCCAGTTGCCAGGCGCGGGCCTGTTGGCAGGCCTGGGTCAATACCCACTTGCTCAGGGGAATGATCAGCCCACTGTCTTCGGCCACTCCAATGAAATCCATTGGGTACACCCAACCGTGACCGGGTTTGAGCCAGCGGATCAAGGCTTCCGCACCGACCACTTTACCCGTGCGCAGATCCAGTTTGGGTTGGTAATGCAGGACGAACTCATCGCGCTCCAGCGCCAGGCGCAGGCCG
Proteins encoded in this window:
- a CDS encoding cytochrome c peroxidase, with translation MSPYGFTLLTTLMLGLCLTASAEPLDEPLKPLPPVPVQDPQRVELGRQLFNETRLSVNNSLSCASCHHLEKGGADNKQFSIGFDGKPLVVNTPSVLNASLNFRQFWNGRAATLEEQAHAVVQSPTEMGNNWEHVVQTLSTDPAYHSAFGNAYPDGVTAANVQNALATYERTLLSTNSRFDQYLKGNTDILSLDEKYGYQRFKDYGCIACHQGVNIGGNMYQKLGVMGDYFQARGNPTESDLGRYLVTKDEEDRNVFKVPSLRNVAVNAPYFHDGAAKTLEEAVDVMFKFQLGRVPSDEDKALIIKFLRTLTGEWGGKPL